Genomic DNA from Scomber scombrus chromosome 21, fScoSco1.1, whole genome shotgun sequence:
TCACTGTTGTGTTGTCAAACAGTCCAGTCAGGAGAACTTTGGCACCTGAgagtcacacacatgcatggaaGCAGATACTgttacatacacactcatgtgcagatccaaaccaacaatgaattcatTCACCAACTagtattgtgtttgtatccaGGATCTGATATATCTGATATATCTATTTTAACAACAAATGCACAATGTCCTCCAGTTTGAGTTATGTTTGCTAAAATAACAGTGACCAGTTAATATAGGAAATTACTGAGTCtaaaaaaattacacattaacatttttttacattttcattaggAACCAATGGGCCTTGGGCTGAGAGCACCCAGGGGAGGGAAGTCAGAAACTATTAACAGACAGATTAACACGCTGCTGGTTTTGGTCTATTCATGTGACAAGCTTATCTTATTTAAAAGACAGATAAATCATACTGGATTACACTGGTTATCAGCTTTTTTTCTACAGTGATGACTTACAAATAGTTACTTAAAATCCTCCAGACCACCCTGCAGTGAATTCAAATTAGCTTTATTGCACAAAGCACATATGcaaactattaaaaatgcaCTAAAGTTGAATCATGCATGTTTTCATATGTATGCAAAATATCTGTTACGATATCATTTCACACGCTATTTGTCTGCCTTATAGAAACTCCTCACCTTCCTCACTGAGCATGCAGTCGCTGAGTGACACTTCTGTAAAGGCAGTGTCTCTCTGGAAGGCCCTGGCCAGCACTGAGCAGGTATCTGCAGACAGGCTCTGTCCACTCAGGTCCAGTCTGGAACCCTGAGCAGCCCTGCTCTCCTGGAGCTGGACTACAATACTGTCCTGGGGCTCCACACCTCCCTCTTTACACAGACGCAAGTACGTCCGCTTGAAATCCTCCATTCTCACTCGTCCTTCCTTTTCATCTGAGCTGCACAGAGCTGTCttcacttcttccttccttcctgggAAATTGTGTCCTGGTGGATTTGACagtagaaaaaaatgacaacacaggactaaaaacaaactataaagCACATATACTCTAAAAAGTCCCTCTGTCCTGCATCTTCAAGTACATCCAACCCCAACCCAAAGCTGTTTCTCTGGTAGACTActgttttaaacatgtaaaGTGAAGCACTAGCTGTATTACCTTCAGTATGTAAGTGGAAATAGATGCAGGAGAAGGACCGATGTCAGACTGCAGTAATCAGCCTCCTTTTTTGGACTGACTGGCATGGAACTATACCAGCTGCTGGTAGACTGTCAGTGCTTCCTAATAACCATGCTAACATTCCAAAACAACAGtttatgatttatgtttttgtgatgATTTTTATGCTTTATTACAATACATGGATATTTAGTCTGGTTAAGCTTAGCTAATAATTTGCAGATATACAACCGAGGACATCCCTGCCCTGACATAATCATTCATCAtccattgtaaaaaaaaaaaaaaaaacacattgtaagATAACGAGCAAAGCCTGGCCTACATCTCGAGGTTTAATTCTTTAAATCGGCGATATCCATTCAAGAAGCAGAACATAGGGTGGAtcagggtaatgtgggacactttttgcaattctgacttgttcaccACATTAACATATGAATctaatacattatatcaacacttaatttcattatgaaatccctaagatgtttcattgttaaatcagaagacaatttttagatattgtactgtattggaaaatggcacatatattaatattcctttcagaatttgtagattttgtaacCTGGGACACTTtttttaggcttagaaatactttgatttatacaaCACAGCCTCATCtgccaaaactttctgaaatgtgctcatatttggtcatttcattttgtcggtctacatgttttttttgctttctccaTCAGATTGTTATAAAACTAGTAGCCTGtatgttaacatgtttaatgttaaacaatataacttacacagtttGCATATACTAGTTATAgctttataataatttaatagaaaaagagataaatgcaatGGAGCCTAATTGTCCCACATTGGTCAATGTCCCATATTACCGTAATCCACCCTGACGCACACATTTCCACTTTCAGTATTCAGTTGATAATGACTTGGCGGGAACAAGTAGTGCGCCTCAAAAGTATACATTCAATGAAATAAATGCTGCTTGCTGGAATCATATATGTGCCGAATTAGAAGATTCCTTTAACTGATTGTGAAAAAGTATCttgatatattgtattatgtagCTTAGCAATAGACAATTAAACTGCCACATTTTGAATGAGTGTGTCGCGTTAACACAAAGGCTCGTGCAGGGCTAAACAAGGAAGTGTTTGTTTAATAAACTTTTcctgaaaaagaataaagacaaGTTGAAGTAAAGAACACAGACCTCAGCGTCTACACCTCAAGTATCTTCGTGTCAGTTATTGTTGTTGCGGAAGGCACAGCTGATAGGTAAAGGAAGCCAAACGACAAAGTAACTAGGAAGTGTATTGCGGCGCAAAGCATCATGGTTAGTGTAGTCCAGTCATCTACTGTGATGCTGAGTGTAGATAACTGACCAAAAACTGACTAAAAAGCAGATTAAATCAATATGAATTAGTAATAAAGTAGAAGAGGGAGATATGTTATCTATATTATTTTGGCTTAAACCTCAAATaagatgttaaatattaaatcacacaaccagcaggtggcagtgaTTCAACAACAAAATGCATGATGGTAGTTACTCAGcagagtagaagaagaaggTTATTCACTGAAGAAGAACAAGCATGGCAGGAAACATAAGTAACAGCGCATCTCCTCTAACTAGTTCTCTGTCTAAACTACAGTCTCTCAACGGACTGTTCgctatttataaaaaacaagGACCGACATCTGCAGACGTCCTCAATACACTCAAAGAAACTTTACTAAAGGGTAATAATGCAGGGCCAGCGTCAGGAGATGAAGCTACTAACATTTGTCCCTGACACTGAAGACGTTTTAAAGTGACTTTTCTTTCAGAGGCTGGTGTGAAGGATCCAAACccgagaaagaggaagaagcagaGTCTGAAGATGGGTCATGGAGGGACGCTGGACAGCTCTGCCAGCGGGGTGCTGGgtaagaggggggggggacacatgttaaagacaaacacataGCTTGTTACTACTAACTAATGGTCTACCTTGGTGACTGAACCGCCAGGTAGAAGGTTTCGTTTCACAGTTAGTAAGGACGTAAGGATGGAGTTGATGATGTCATAGAAACATCAGAGGTTATGGTTAAAGTCTCCTTCCACTCAAAATGTGTTGTCGTTCTAGTACTTTCACTTGGATgttgttctcttctctgtgcagaatgatggaTGTGCACAGTTTGTTTCCGCATTCCATCTGCTGacggaggaaagtttctctgagctcacttTAAATGAAATCTAGGTTTAAGCAGGAATcagatttgtgacatcacagctagtttggagccaatcatggtccagtatgcGACTTGGCCTGATTTATTGGTGGCATGGGTTCCACAAGATATTGGAAACATTCCTTTGAGATTGTCGACTGTTGTCAACTGCTCTTGTCCTGTTCAGCCACATCTCAAAGGTGTTCTGTAGGATTCAGATGTGATGACTGAGCAGGTTGTTGAAGTACACATTGTCAGTGATAAAAACCAGTTTGAGATGATATGTGCTTTGTGACATGGTGTATTATCCTGCTGGGTGGTAAGTCATGTCTACAAATGGAGTCATATCGTTAGCACCAATAGTCATATAAACTGAGGTATTCAAATGATGATTGGATTggtattaaattaaagagaacGGTcaagacctgctctatgtgtaaagtgccttgagatgacttttgttgtgatttggcgctatataaataaagattgattgattggtatTAAGGATCCCACAGTGTGCCAAGAAAAACATCTCCCAAACATTCCATCTATGGATTCATGCTGCTGACACCAAATACTAAGCGTACCATCTGCTGCCAGACCAGTGGTCAACTGTGTGGTGATCCTGAGCCCACTGCAGCCTCACATTTCTGTATTTGGCTGACAGGAATGGAACCTTCTGTGATCTTATTGTGTTATATCTGCCTCAAGGTTCCACATGTTGTTCATTCTGAGATGCTTTTCTGCTCAGCACAGTTGTAAAGAGTTTATCAGAGTTACTGCAGTCTTTCTGTCAGCTCCAGTCTGTCCATTCTCATCTCACACCTCTCTTATcaacaacacatttatgttGTATTGTGAGTAACCTGTAGAGACTGCTAGGCATAAAATTCCCAGGAGAtcagcagtttaaaaaatatcatcatcatcatcatcatcatcatcatcatcatccaccAACAATCAAAGTTACTGagatcacattttttttcccaattctaatgtttgatattaaaaatgATCTGAAGCTCCTGTCTTGTGTTGCACTGCACTGCTTCCACATGATTGGCTGATTGGATAATTGCATTGAATAAGCAGGTgtacaggtgttcctaatgaagtgcTCGCTGAGTGAATACTGAGTTAAACTTAAACTTTaagtttaaactttaaatgaacAACATTTACAGATTCATTCATTCGGGATGTTTTTAATCATGGAGAAAGAGCAGATGTCATTTTAGGAATTTCTAATGCAGTAatgtatttttagtattttttatgtcttaaaacaggGGATCTTTGAAGAATGTATGTGACATGCTGTAAACTTCCATCAGGGATgtagagaaggaggagagtTTATTGCAGGACTGGAACCAGGATTTAGAAATACTGAGTACATACAGATTCCCTCAGCCCAACCACACACCAAAACCACTCTGTTtcacattgtttatttaatagttatattttctttattctgtATGCTAGTCTGTATCTTCTTCCTACAGTTGTGTTTCAAATACATAATTGGCAGAGAAATATACACTATAAactatattcagtttatttgatttaactcaagggccacatacagccaatgtgggccagaccagtaaaaccattacataataataacctacaaataatatatattttataactttaactataataaaccatctatttactgtgaaaaataggtgcaatttcaacaatattatgtctcagtttctttcagattattttgcacagaagctgcttattgacaacattttgcaccctgttcaatatatgaatttATATATGACCATAATgtgtattcatcattttttcagAGGATTGcattctggtcagggtgggaaaaaaaacgtctgaagcagcagaaaaattggaatacattttctgcaattttcataactttgcaaagttatccagtgggccagattgaaCCCCTTGGAGGGCCGGTTCTGGTCCATGGGCCGtgtgtttgacacccctgatttaaCTTTAATAGTTCTACCAATAACAAGTCACGCTTAAAAATTGTAACTCTAAAGAATAGTCATTTCCAGAAACTGCACCGAGGACACGACCTCATGACCTCATGACATATGAAACAATATCTGCACAAAATATacactttgttttccttttacaaATGACTAAGTAAAGACAAAGAGCAGTTTATCAGAAGgctaaaaaaaaggtttacaaTGACTTGCACCCTGGCATTAGCCTCTGACAGCACAAACAACAGTGGAATAAAAGAGGACAAACATCATCAGAGTCACTGCTGTCCAGGCtgcaaaatgaagaaaatacttAGTGTGTTGTTAAGTGTGTGAAACACATTTGTATCTTGCAGTGTGAGGAAGCTAACATGactctgatgtgtgtgtttctttcagtTGTTGGTGTTGGGAATGGCACAAAAATGCTCAGCACCATGTTGGCTGGTTCTAAGGTGAGTTTGTGAATATATTATGTAAAGACTGAAAGTCAGTGTCTACACAAAGGTTATAGAGACACATTACCCAAAAGTGTTCCACTTATAGAGAACCCGATTGTTTCTATTatgaaaatacatataaataatgtgTTGGGTGTATTTTATTAATGGACTGAGGCCCATTGTCATGCTATTCATCCATCATCACCCACCACCCTCATCATCAGTGTGAAAGTGATGTGTCACATTGCATGAGGCAAATGCCCCCACCCCTCTAATAAATGTCATGCTCCCTCTAAACTTGTGACACCTGTGGCATTGTGTTGCGTGATAAAGCTGCACTTTTTAGAGAGGACTTTTATTGTGACGAGTCCAACACACCTGTGGAATAATCATACTGTTtgatcagcatcttgatatgccacacctgaCATGCTCACTAACATGGATTTAAACTCGTTTGTTAACAAAATGTGACCTGAATGaaccttgtgtgtgtataaaacgTCTCCAATCTTTTGTTTCCACTAATGAATAAtgggaggaaaaacagaagtGTTGTGTTTATCTTTTAGTTCAATAACCAGTGCTTTagtttttaaaactttcttttCTCACCTACATTCTGCCTTTAACACAGTGCTAACAATCCCTCTAAGTCACTGTACAGAAACTAAAGAACTAGCTGTGGTTGTATTCATTATACACTGAGCCTGACTGCATTATGAACCTCACCTGTACAGTGGATGATcattttgcatatgtgggtcaGCTCAGGTGTAACCTGTTCAGAGTGGATGTGGGTCTGGTTTTTTCAGAAGTTGGTCTTCatttaatcaaagtgacatttatgtttttgtgtgaaagtacatgatcatttaaaaatgaataaataatgattataattcTATGCTGGGTTAGTCAGCTCAGGAGCACATTCAGCCAGAGACTCATACAGCTACATgcctttcataccatcagccatgagactgtacaacaccacagctcccagtacctcccactaccactaataagactgaggctgaccttactgtttaataccaggaacattgcacacttaTATATAGTATCAggaatgtatttatattgtagatttatttggttaaagattattttacacatttgtgcACCTCAATCTGgaaaattaaaatacacactggacatttgcattttaattcaatgcatgtcttcacattttttaaaaagggctaAAATGAGGACATGATACATTGACATACATGACATCAGTTTCATGTCATTAATGTACAGAGCAAAACAAAGTGATGTGTGCCGTTTGTCCTTCAGAAATACGTCGCTGTGGGAGAACTGGGAAAAGCAACAGATACGCTTGATGCGTCTGGCAGCGTGACTCTGGAGAAAGACTTTGGTAACACTGCAACAACACATCATGTCACTAGAACAATTAATCATATTGAGTCTGATGCATCATACTGGTTTCACTCCACAGAACACGTCACCAGGGTGGACATCGAGGAGAAGCTGAAACATTTTGTGGGTGATATTATGCAAGTCCCTCCACTGTGAGTAAGACCTTTGATTTCCCTCAGGGGGGGATTTGAGAAAAGTTTGTGGTGGACACGCATATCCAGAAAAAGCATAAAAGCAGGTGCTGGAACAAATAGCAAATGTGTGCaagcaagaaagagaaagtcTGAAAAAGTCTGTACAGTGCAgctcccaacacacacagactaacgtacagaaaacatgcaaaaatacatGAACCTCCAATCTGAGGAAATGTTTTCATGACagcaacatttgtgtttatgaatTTAACTTTGACTTAACCATTAGTAGAAAATCTCCATTTATACACAAGAAAGATCAACGCTGTCTGAACATGTGTactgttttatctttatttcatttcttcatAATAGCCAGTATTTAACTGTGACTTCAGGTGTGGCTGCTCTGATCAGATATGGTCACTTTTGTCTAGAGATGCAATGATGAGTAGATTACCAATAATCCAGCTTCTCAATTGTTCATTTTTGCTACCTCTCTTAGTTCCATGAGaaatatctttaggttttgaGTAGGAGTATTTTTATACTCAGAAAGGAATGACATATTGTTTCTCATTAGCTCCAGTCAGTGCAAGTAAAGTAAAGTGCTGTTGAAGACATAATCGTTATTAAGATCAAAATCTTGGTGTCAAAACACATGATTTTACACAGGattatgattcatttattaCAGCACAGCAGCTTTGGAAAGCTTTTAGTTGGTTTCAgttatttaaccctcacatactgttcatattctacaacCTTGCAGTATGttccaggtcaattttgacccagtctaagaatcccctcaaagcatcaatagttgatctgactgatcaataaatgtgattaaaccttgattcatgtgtcagagagcagagagagtgtattttttatctcattttagCAGAAGaaacagctcctatcacacaatatcatgtcctattttacctaagacatgaaaatataacatagtaataatgatggaaatgtattttatgtaaagtgaaaataacaagaactttatggaagtgtggggtttattgtataaccattagagccatcagtcttcactgctacatcataaaaaatacatcctcataactactatcttattaaaactattaactattattttcactaaaacacatgtcaatagatattGCTCAtatgtgtagcacctatacaaaataacattttaaaatatttgaatttttgtacattttgggacactttaggaaaagtcatcacatttcagagagTGCAGAGTAAAAGAtatttgaggtgtttttacagctgtcacatttcaaaacgggtcaaatatgacccaaacactatgtaagggttaaatgcagtggtggaaagtaacaaagTACATTAGCTCAAACAACTATACTTAAGTACAATTGTAggtattttcatttaatgtcactttatacttccactctgctacatttcagagggataGTGTGTCCACTGTTGTACCTCTGGAGCACCGGCAGTGGTTATCCTCACCTTATGCCCCCACCCCAAACCCCACGCtaatgcacgcgcacacacacacacacacacacacacacacacacacacacacacacacacacacagagagagagactatagCAGCTGTCTggatatgtgtattttattatggTGATGATAATGGTAATAAGAGGGGTTGTTTATTGTGTCCATTCCAATAATTGTAAAAATACTGAATGTCAGATCCAATGATTAATTCTATTAACCCTTAACTTTGAATTCTAATCAGACAGATGAAGACATTTCAACATGTCACCCTTGGCTTTAAGAAAGTGTGATGGATTTTTTCtactatttttttaatatttaaaataaaaaattctttaacattttaccGACCaaataatttattcattcattcaaataaacttttgcAGAATAATACATCCCTGAGAAAAGATAAGGATAAAGAGCTCATGATATATTAGATAAAAACTCCCTCTGTGCTCTATGATTGGATAGATCATTAACACTTTTATATAGTGTTTCAGTTCACATTTCAGTCTGTAGAGGCCACTAGCTTCAGACTTCTGGTTTGTTCGTCTGTCACTTCCCCAGTGAAGAAGCCTTCCTGCCAGCTTTAATGTGGACAACATGTCAGATTGAGTGGAAGTGGAACAGCCTCACTCTGTGATTTGAAACAATGATGTGAAATGTTAGGATGTCAGTCGGGACTGTGTTCTGTTTGTACCTGTTCTCATTATTTAAGAACAGTGGACCTCATCtttatgtttgattgtttttcattctaGTTACTCTGCGCTGAAAAAAGATGGCCAGCGTCTGTCTGTCCTGCTGAAGAAAGGTCACAAAGTTGAGGCCAAACCTGCCAGAGCAGTGTCTGTGTACAACCTGACCCTGCAAGAGTTCAAGCCCCCTGTCTTCACTCTGGGTTCGCTTATGTGTTGCATAAtacactctttctttcttcctctatgAAACACTGACTTCTGACTTTGTGCTGTTTAGAATAGCATTGTGGATGTCATTTCCTGCCTTTcccattcatgtttttttatgttaaactgTGCATTGACGTAGTTTTATTTCCATAACAGATATTGAATGCGGTGGAGGATTTTATGTGAGAAGCTTGGTGGATGATCTGGGAAAAGGTGAGAtaaaattcattgtttttcacAGTTCTTCTCTGCACATTTATGGACAGTCAATAAACTAAAGAGAGACATGAGAAATGAAAGCACTCATTAGAGTAACCAGTGgttctcctgctgcagctctgtcGTCATGTGCTCATGTCAAAGAGCTGATCCGTACCAAGCAGGGTCAGTTCACCCTGGAGGAGCACACCTTACATGAGGAGCACTGGACACTGGAACATATCCTCAAATCACTGCAGCCCTGCTCAGAGTCAGAGCCGGCTCAGGACTGTACCAAACCGCCACAGGTGGACACCTGAGGGAGCAGGTTCAGAACGGGACCAGAACTGAAAGTCAACATCTGGGCTTGCTGTTGGTGTCGTGCTTTGTCACGACTCACTGGTTTAACTTCTCCATTGATGAGAACATCAGGTGTTAATGTGTCCAGTTGTTCTGGATGATAAAGGTGTTTGTTCCCAATGGagaccaaaatgtcaaaataagaCTTATTTTGGGACTTGTGATATGTAGCTCACATTCCTGTGCTCTCAGTTTGTTTCGCCTGAAATTTATGTCGTAGTTACAATTCTGCTTTTGAAAATGGAAACACCCACTCCACCCTCCACCGTGCACCCCCCCACCACAACCCCAACCTCTGTCTCCACCTGCTCATAtccaacatacagtaaataccTGTCCCAAACTAATTCCACTATATATACaatgttctgtgtttgtgtgtgtattatatgtatatatgttttatatttataattacacATGCACAGGGGACATTGTGACAACTGTTTGACACACAAACAAGTAATGGCAAAGAAAGGTATTTTTAGTGGTTTCCCTAACAATTCCACCTTCTGTAGCCATGCTAGACAATACACTTCTAGTTGTATTAGTTTACCTGGAGATTCATTCTTGCTCTTAAAGAAATTTCACATGTGAGTGAAAGCTATTTCTGTTCTTCCAGTAAATTGTTTgacacacaatttttttttattttgaaaaccgATGTGCTCTGAACGTGCTGTTGCATCACAGGTGTTGTAAACACAGCATGTCTAACATTATTTTGTCTGCATTTGCAGATCAAATAAATACTGAAGTAAAACTAATAAAGTTGTGTCTTTGTAAATACTTTGATTTCATTTCTAACATCATCTACAACAGAGTAGCTGCCAGACATGAAGAACTTCTTTACCTGACAGGTGGAGGCAATAAAGATAGAAACATTTTCAGGCTTCGGTTTGAAATGTCAGACAAACTTGAGCCAACAGTGCCTTACATTTACAATCAAGGCAGAATAGTACTCTGTGGTTTAAGTGTAAGCAGAGTTGTAGTGATTGTGCCAGAGGTATGGTGTGGTTAtcacatgttaaatatatagTACTGCCATAGTCCATGTTGTAGATGATAATAGTGCCACAGGGACAGGAAGAGATACAGCAGCTGGCTGATAAACTGCTGTGTGGAAGCTCAACTCGAAACTCAAAAAAAGTTGTAGATGTCAATACGTTTCAACTTTTCAATCTTAAAATGGATATTATCACAATTTCAAAGATCAAAATAAAGAATTGTCAAAAGTGAGACTTACTAAGTCAGAATCTTGACTTCATGTCTCACATTTTGAATGATCTTATAATAATCATGATTTAGTGCcagtaagtacattttttttagatttgtcatgtttttgatttattaaGTCAAAATGATGACTTCATGCAGTGTATGATTCTGACTGACCCCATAGTGATAGTGGACTTCCATCATTTTGATACAAATTgagttttttaaaagtaatagTTTAGCCACACTGATCCTGTCAGGTTCTACAAACATTCTGGTCAGTTAGACGTGATATCATCAAACtgatctttaaatgaaacatctCATTCTGCTCAAGCCTGTTTGTTCTCATAGTCACAGAATAGACGGTGACCCTATAACCATCCAGGGTGTGCTTCTCTCAGCTGGGTATTGCAGCAGCCCAAGGGTCTCTCACTCAGACTCACCAACCAG
This window encodes:
- the trub1 gene encoding probable tRNA pseudouridine synthase 1, with product MAGNISNSASPLTSSLSKLQSLNGLFAIYKKQGPTSADVLNTLKETLLKEAGVKDPNPRKRKKQSLKMGHGGTLDSSASGVLVVGVGNGTKMLSTMLAGSKKYVAVGELGKATDTLDASGSVTLEKDFEHVTRVDIEEKLKHFVGDIMQVPPLYSALKKDGQRLSVLLKKGHKVEAKPARAVSVYNLTLQEFKPPVFTLDIECGGGFYVRSLVDDLGKALSSCAHVKELIRTKQGQFTLEEHTLHEEHWTLEHILKSLQPCSESEPAQDCTKPPQVDT